A window of Streptomyces sp. NBC_01224 genomic DNA:
GAACCACTCGGCCCAGCCCCCGAGTTCAGCCTCTGCCTCAGCAGCACCCCGCGTGGCGCCCGGCTGGCCCGTACCCTCGCGGTCCAGCAGCTCACCGAGTGGTGCGGCAGTCCGTACGACTCCGAGACTGCTCGAACCGTCGCCCTCGTCACCGCCGAGCTGGCCGCCAACGCCATTACCCATGGGCGCCTCCCCGGGCGCGACTTCCGGCTGACGCTCCTCCTTCTGCCCCACGCCGTCCGTGTCGAGGTGACCGACACCCGCCCGGAGCGCCTGCCACCTATTCCGGCTGCGGGGCCCGTGTCCGCCGACGCGGCATCGGGCCGCGGTCTGCTGCTCGTCGAGGTGTACGCGGACCGTTGGGGCTGCACCGTCCGCGACGCGTTCACCAAAACGGTCTGGGCAGAGGTGGCGTTGATGGAGGCCACCGGGGCCGCGCCGGGGATGGCCCCGACCTCGACGCACGACTCGTGCTCGCCGCCGAGGTGCCGCTGCAGAACTTCTGGGTGACCGGTCCCTTCCGGGCGTAGGCAGCCTCCGGCTGGGCGCTGCCTCTCAACAGGGCGGCGCCCAGCGGCGTCACCCTGCGTGGCGCGGTGTCACTGTGTGTGGTATTGCCGTGTCGCAGGGTGATGACCAGGCCCGCCTCTCGCAACGTGATCGTGCTCTCCGAGCCGGCGGCAGGGGGTGACGGGGTAGCCCGACGAGTTCGCGGCGGCCCGGAAGGGGTGGCTGGACCCGACCGCTGTGCACAAGCAGGGGGCCGAGGTGGTGCCGCGGTCCGGCCGGCCGCACCGTCGATACCCAAGTGCTTGAAAGTTGAAACAAGCGCGATGGAGGGTTACCTTGAAGATTCAAGTTAATGCGGCGCTGCCCAGCGCCGCACGGCCCCTGCCACCCGCCCCACGAGGAGTCCCTCCCTTGACCACTCCTGCCACCACCTTGTCCCGCCCCGCCGCCGCGGCCGTCGCGGCCCCGGCCGCCCCCGCCCGCGCCTATGACATCGGCCTGCTCGTCCTGCGCCTCGCACTCGGCCTGATCATGGCTGCGCACGGCGCCCAGAAGCTGTTCGGCTGGTTCGGTGGGGGCGGCATCGACGGCACCGGGCAGTTCTTCGCGGCCACCGGCTACCCCTCACCGAGGGCGTTCGCCGTCGTGGCCGGGCTCGGCGAGGCCCTCGGCGGGCTCGGCCTCGTGCTCGGCCTGCTCACTCCGCTCGCCGCCGCGGCCGTCGCGGGCACGCTTGTCAACGCGATCTCCGTCAAGTGGGGCGGCGGCTTCTTCGCCCCGGAGGGTGTCGAGTACGAGATCCTCATCGCTCTGACCGCGGTGACGCTCGCCCTGACCGGCCCCGGCCGGATCGCCGTGGACCGACTGCTGCCCTGGCTGCGCTCGCACCGGGTCGCCTACGGCGTCGCCGCGATCGTGCTCGGTGCCGTCGTGGCCGGCGTCACGCTGCTGCTGCGTCACTGAGGCAGGACTCCCAACGCTGCGCGTCGCACGTCACCCCGTGCCCCGGTGGTGGCGATCGTGGTCTGCATGCTGGGGAGCTGTGACTCGACCTCCGTCTCGCGTACGAGCGCGTACAACTGGTCGGTGATGCCTGCCTGGGCGCCGCGGCCGAAGGCGCCCCCGAGCACCACCGCGCGCCGGAAGAGCCGAAGGGTCGTGTACGGCGGCGGCCGCACGGTGGTCCGGGCCGGCCGGAGATGAGCCTGTCCGGGCCGATGGCATTGCCCAGCGGTGAGCACGGACCTTCGGGCGGGCGGCCGCCGAAGGCCGCCCGCCCGAAGGCTCTACTCAGTCCGACGTGCCGGATCCGGCGCCGCTGTGTGGGCGACCCGGTCCAGCACCTGGCAGATCTCCTCGCCGTGCTCGGCGAAGAGCCTGATCGGGCACGATGGCCGCGGACTCGGCTCGGCCCCCGCCGTCCGGCAGGGGCCCGGCCGGTCGACGTGATCCGACGGGGTCAGTCGGCCCAGACCTTGGCATCGTCGGCCGGGACGGCGGTGGCGAGCTTCAGCTCCTTACGAGCGGCGACCGTCTTGCCCGGGTTGATACCGGCGAAGGCCCGGTCGTAGGCGAGGTAGAAGGCGTCCGTGTCACCGGCCGAGGCGGCCTTTTCCCACGCGTCGGCGGTCTCCTTCAGCCGTGCACGGAGCTTGACGGTCTCCGGCTGCTGAATGCTCTTCAGGGCCGTGAGGTGGGTGCCGAGCGCGGCAGTGACGGCTTTGGCCTGCTTCTTGTAGCCGGCGAAGTCGTCCTCGACCTGCTCCGCTTCGGGCTGGTTCGTCCACAGGGCCTCGTAGACGGCGTTCGAACCCTTCAGGTACGCGAGCTGGTCGGCGTTCAGGGGCTTGCTCTTCAACGAACCGGAGAACGTGCCCGCTTCCTTGGTGTACGTGCAGGTCACGGCCCGATCGCCCGTCGCCCAGCTCTCCTTGGTGGGGTAGTAGTAGTAGACGTCGACCCCCTTGGGCAGGGCCCAGGCGTCGGGGGCGAACTTGTGCGCCTTGGCCGGGCATCGTTCGTCGGCGATCTGTGCGGTTTTGTCCGCGCCGGGGTACGCCGACTGCCCGTCGATCTTGAACTCGCCGACGACCTGGCCTTCGTGCGGTTCCTCGCACGGCACGACCTCGACGCTGAGTTCCTCGCTCTCGGGTGCCCCATTGTTCGGGTTGTAGCAGTCGCCGGTCGCGAGCGAGAAGACCGATCGCTGGCGAACCACTTTCTTGGCACCGGCCTTTGCGCTGTCGACGGCTTCGGAGCACCCCACGGCTCCGACCGAGATCAGGGCTACGACAGCGGATATACCGCGCAGGGAGCGGGACGTGACACCGAGAGACATGACGTAAGCATCCTCAAACGGAAGGGTTGTGAACAGGTGTGCGCATCGTATGGCATGTCAGTGACAGTGCTGTGTGCAGGCACTTTGGTGCACCGGCGGTGGTGGTGCGGGTGATAACCGGACGAGTTGTCGTCCGGCGCTTGAGAGCGGCCGAGAAGTGAACTCCTGACGAAGCCTTCGGGAAAAGACGCCTTTGGGGGAGTTGACCCGTTTGGAGATGGAGGTCGTGGTCGGGACGTTCAGCGCCAGCTGTCGCGCAGGGCGAAGGGGTCGAGAAACCGGAACAAGCAGCGAATCAAGGTCGTCAAAGCTCATACGAAGGTGGCCGATGCGCGCAGGGGCTTTCATCACAAGCTGTCGGTGAAGCCGATGCGCGAGAACCAGGCCGTCGGCGTGGAGCGGCCTTCTCCTGATCGACGCCCGTGCGAGCCGCTGGGGCTGCACAGTTCGCGACGCCTGCACCGAGACGGGTCCGGGCGGAAGCGATGTTCTCGGCGGGCTACGGGGGTGGGGGCGGGCGCCGGTAGCCCTGTCCCAGGGCCATCACCTCCAGGGCCATCACCTCCACGGCCAGAGCTCAGCGCCCGACCACCGCTCCCCGCCCCGTGCCGGACCGCTTGCGCAGTGGTCCGGATCAGGAAGCCTTCGACTCCAGGTGGTAGGTCGTGTCGACCCAGAAACCGTTCGTAGCCCTGGCTTTGATCTCCAGCACGTATTGACCGGGAGTCAGCGACGCGATGCCACCCCAGATGCCCCACGCGTAGCGCTGGGTCAACCCCGTCCTGAACGACGCGGAGAACTCCCGCAGCGGCAACGGAATGGTGTTGAGGGATGCCGTGGCCTCTGCCACCGTCAAGGACTGGGGGATCCTTGAGTACGACCTGGTGTGCTGCATGTTGAGCACAGGGAAGAAAACCGGCCGGTCCGAGGGGATCGCGCAGCGTCGCACCACGTGGCCGCCGTAGGTGCCGGCCAGGAACCAGAGGTCGTCCGGCTGGTTCCAGGCGGCGTGCTCGCCCGTTGTGTCCTCGACCGGACTGCGACCGTCAGGGGCGGACAGGGCCCACTTCCACCACCGGCCTGCGAGCACCCCGCCCTCTTCGCCGCTCAGCTTCCACGTACTGTCGACCGATTCCGGACCGCTCACGACGCCCCTCCCGCGTGCAGCCCCTGGTTCGGGGCTCGTTTCGAACAAGCGGACAGTACCCGGGGCGGATGAATGGCTTGGCGGCGGCCTCTGCCCCTACCCGGGCACGGAGCGCATGGGCTCCGGGTATCGTACGAATGTTCGAAACTTGGTCTATGGTGGAGAGCGAGGGGTGGTGAGTGCGGATCGGTCCAGGAGGTGCAGATGCCAGGGTTCACGCATCTGCATACCGTTTCCGGGTTCTCCCTGCGGTACGGGGCCTCGCACCCGGAGCGGCTGGCGGAGCGCGCCGCGGAGCGGGGGATGGACGCTCTCGCGCTGACCGATCGCGACACGCTCGCGGGTGCGGTCCGCTTCGCCAAGGCCTGCGAGAGGGCCGGGGTGCGGCCGCTCTTCGGGGTGGAGCTCGCGGTGGATCCTGCGGCGGCGGAGCATACGAGAGAAGGCGGACGCGCGCATCGGCTGCGGACCCCGGTCCGCGGCGGTGCCTTTGTCGATGAATCCGCACCCCGGGTCACCTTCCTCGCCCGGGACGGTGCGCAGGGCTGGGCCGAATTGTGCCGTCTCGTCACCGCCGCCCACGCCCCCGCGCCCGCCGGTGCCGGACAGCCCCTGGTCGGCCGGTCGGAGCTGCCCGCCGAAGGGCTCACCGTGCTGCTCGGCCCCTCCTGCGACGTCGGCAGGGCGCTGGCCGCCGGCCGCCCGGACCGGGCCGCCGCACTGCTCGCCCCCTGGCGGGAGATCTACGGCGACGACCTGCGCCTCGAAGCCGTCCACCACGGACGCCAAGGCACCGGACCCGGATCGCTGCGGCTCGCCGCCCGTACCGTCGGTTTCGCCGCCGAGCAGGGGGTACGGGCCGTGCTGACCAATGCCGTCCGGTACGCCGACCCCGGGCAGGGCCCGGTCGCCGATGTGCTCGACGCGGCCCGCAGGCTGGTCCCCGTCGACCCCCGCCGCGCCCCGCTCGACAGCGATGAGCGCTGGCTGAAGGATGCCCGCGCGATGGCGGAGACCGCTGAGCGGATCGCCTCCGCCGCCGGGCTCGGCCGGGACGGCGGAGCCCGGCTGCTCGCAGAGACCCGGCGCACCGCCGACGCCTGCGTCGTCGACCCCGAGGGCGACCTCGGCCTCGGCACCGTCCACTTCCCCGAACCACATCTCGTCGGTGCGGGGCGGCGGACCGCCCAGCGGGTACTGGCCTCCCGCGCCGCAGCCGGAATGGTGCTGCGCGGCTACGACCGCAGGCGCGACTACTGGGAGCGGATGCACCAGGAGCTGGACATCATCGCCTACCACGGTTTCGCCTCCTATTTTCTGACGGTTGCTCAAGTCGTTGATGATGTACGGGCGATGAAGGTGCGGGTTGCTGCCCGGGGCTCCGGCGCGGGCTCCCTGGTCAACCATCTCCTCGGGATCGCGCACGCCGACCCGGTCGAGCACGGGCTGCTGATGGAGCGCTTCCTCTCCAAGCGCCGCTTCGTGCTGCCCGACATCGACATCGACGTCGAATCGGCCCGCCGCCTCGACGTCTACCGCGCGATCATCGGCCGCTTCGGCACCGAGCGGGTCGCGACCGTCGCCATGCCCGAGACCTACCGGGTGCGCCACGCCATCCGGGACGTCGGCGCGGCACTGTCCATGAACCCGGCCGAGACCGACCGGCTCGCCAAGGCCTTCCCGCACATCCGGGCCCGCGATGCCCGCGCGGCCATGGAAGAGCTGCCCGAGCTGCGGGCTGTCGCGGCGGAGAAGGAGAAGTACGGGCGGCTCTGGGAGCTGGTGGAGGCGCTGGACGGCCTGCCGCGCGGTATCGCCATGCACCCGTGCGGTGTCCTCCTCTCGGATGCCACGCTGCTGCGCCGTACGCCTGTCATGCCCACCAGCGGCGATGGCTTCCCGATGGCGCAGTTCGACAAGGAGGACGTGGAGGATCTCGGGCTGCTCAAGCTCGATGTGCTGGGCGTACGGATGCAGTCGGCGATGGCGCACGCGGTCACGGAGGTCAAGAGGGCCTCGGGGCAGGACGTGGACCTGGACGCCGTTCCGCAGGGCGACCCGGAGACGTACCGGCTGATCAGGAGTGCCGAGACGCTGGGCTGCTTCCAGATCGAGTCGCCGGGCCAGCGCGACCTGGTCGGCAGGCTCCAGCCCGCCACCTTCCACGATCTGGTGGTCGACATCTCGCTGTTCCGGCCGGGGCCGGTCGCCGCCGACATGGTACGGCCGTTCATCGAGGCCAGGCACGGCCGTGCGCCCGTGCGCTATCCGCATCCCGACCTGGAAGGGCCGCTGCGCGAGACGTATGGAGTGGTCGTCTTCCATGAGCAGATCATCGAGATGGTCGACATCATGACCGGCTGCGGCCGGGACGAGGCCGACCGGGTGCGGCGCGGGCTCTCCGACCCCGGGGTGCAGGGCCGGATCAAGGTGTGGTTCGCGCAGCAGGCGGCGGCGAAGAAGTACAGCGCCGAAGTGATCGCCCGAGCCTGGGAGATCATCGAGGCATTCGGCTCGTACGGCTTCTGCAAGGCGCACGCGGTCGCCTTCGCCGTACCGACGTATCAGTCGGCGTGGCTCAAGGCACATCACCCTGCGGCCTTCTACGCCGGGCTGCTCACCCATGACCCGGGGATGTATCCGAAGCGGCTGCTGCTCGCGGACGCGCGGCGGCGCGGGGTGCCGGTGCTGGGGCTGGATGTGAACCGGTCGGCGGCCACCCATCGAATCGAACTGGTGTCTGGTGATGAGAAGGGGAGAGAGGTCTGGGGGGTGCGGCTCGCGCTGTCGGACGTCCATGGCATCAGTGAGGCCGAGGTCGCCCGGATCGAGGCCGGGCAGCCCTACGCCTCGCTGCTGGACTTCTGGCAGCGGGCCAGGCCGGGAAAGCCGGCCGCTGAACGGCTGGCCCAGGTCGGCGCGTTGGACGCGTTCGGTGCCAACCGGCGTGATCTGCTGCTGCACCTGTCCGAACTGCACCGTGCCCAGCGGGGTACCGGGGCGCGGTCCGGCTCCGGTGGCGCGCAGCTCCCGCTCGGCGAGGGGCGCAGGACCGGATCCATCGGCCTGCCCGACCTCAACGAGGCCGAACGCCTCAGTGCCGAGCTCGGCGTCCTGAGCATGGATGTCTCCCGCCATCTGATGGGCGATCACCATGCGTTCCTGAAGGAGCTCGGCGCGGTCTCCGCCAAGCGGCTGCGCGAGGCACGGCACGGGGATACCGTGCTGGTCGCGGGCGCCAAGGCGGCCACCCAGACACCGCCGGTCCGCTCCGGCCGCCGGGTCATCTTCACCACCCTGGACGACGGTACGGGCCTGGTCGACCTGGCCTTCTTCGACGACAGCCATGCCGCATGCGCGCACACCGTCTTCCACTCCTGGCTGCTGCTGGTACGCGGAGTGGTGCAGCGGCGCGGACCGCAGAGCCTGAGCGTGGTCGGTGCGGCCGCCTGGAATCTGGCGGAACTGGCCGAGCTGCGGCGTACCGGCGGACTCGACGCGGTCGCGGCCCGGCTGGCGGAGGAACCCTCGTCCGAGGAGAGCGCCCCCGAGGCTCCCGAGCCTGCTCCCACCGACAACGGCCGCCGCATCCAGATGTCCACCGGGTACGAGATGAACCCCTGGTCCGACCTCCAGCCGCCCGGCGAAGGCGTCGCCACCGGAAGGAAGTTGTGGCACCAGAGTCCGGGGAGCGCGGGATGAGCACTGCACATGATGCGCCGGGAATCCTGTATCTGCGGTTCCGCAAGGTCGGCGGCGGCCTCCCGGACAGCGCCGGTTATGAGGGGCTGCTCGCCCTTCTCGGTGCGTTCACCCCGGTGGTCGAGGCGGTCCCGCCCGACGGGGCGCTGGCCGATGTGCGCGGCGCGCTGCGCTACTTCGGGCGGGACGTGAAGGGGCTGGCCTCGGTGATCCGGATCCGTGCGCTCGCCCTGCACGGCGTGGACTGCGCGATCGGAGCCGCGCAGAACCCGATGCTGGCCCGGATGGCGGCACGGCAGGCCGCGCCCGGAACGACCTTCGTGGTCCCCGCGGGCGGGGGAGCGGAGTTCCTCGCGGCCAAGCCGGCCGCCGCGCTGGACGGTGTGGGGGCAGCGACGGCCCGCACCCTGTGCGGGTACGGGCTCGACTCCGTCGGCCGGATCGCTGCGGCCCCGCTCGGCGCCCTGCAGCGGATCACCGGCGTACGGACCGGACGCGAACTGTGGGAGCGGGCGCGCGGCATCGACCGTACGACGGTCGTACCGGGCGCCGCCGCCCGGTCGCTCGCCGCCGAACGGTCCTTCCCGCGCGACGAGCTGGACCGGGAGCGGCAGCGCCGCGCGCTCATGTCGCTCACCGAGGAGCTGGGGGCCAGGATGCGCGGGGACGGGCAGGTGTGCCGGGGGCTCTCGGTCTCCGTGCGCTATGCCGACCGGACCGGATACTCGACGCTGACCCGCAGTCGTACGCTCCGGGAGCCCACCGCGCACTCCGCGGCGCTCACCGAACTCGCGTACCGGATCCATGACTCGTTCGCTCTGCAGCGGGCCCGGGTGCGGGGGATCGCGCTGCGCGCGGAAGGGCTGACGGAAGCCGAACGGGCCGCGCACCAGCTGTCGTTCGACCCGGTGGATGAACGGGCGCGCCGGATCGAGGCGGTGGCGGACCGGCTGCGGGCCAGGTTCGGCCCGCGGGCCGTGATGCCGGGGCGGCTCGCGGCCTGACCGGTCCCTTGACGTCGCATGGTTGATCACTCATCAGTTTTTACCGACGCGTAACTTCCCACGCCACCTTACTCGCCCGTAATTTGGCATGAGCACATAGGAAATTCAGCAGTCAGAACTTGTGGTCCGGGCCGCAGGGTGCACAGACATCGCAACTCCCTTGAGCCGCAAGGAGACCACACGATGCTGCCCCGGACCCGTGCGCCGCGCACCCCACGTGCGCGGAGAACCCTCGCCGCACTGCTCCTCGCCGTCGCGGCAGTCGCCACCCCCACGGCCACTGCCGCTGCAGCCGCCCCCACCGTCGCCACAGCCACCTCCCGTGGCTGGAACGACTACTCCTGCAAGCCCTCCGCAGTCCATCCCCGCCCTGTCGTCCTGGTCCACGGAACCTTCGGGAACTCGATCGACAACTGGCTCGTCCTCGCCCCCTACCTCGTCAACCGGGGCTACTGCGTCTACTCGCTCGACTACGGGCAGCTGCCCGGCGTGCCGTTCTTCAACGGCCTCGGCCCGATCGACAGGTCGGCCGGTCAGCTCGCCACGTTCGTCGACCAGGTGCTCGCCTCCACCGGAGCGCCGAAGGCCGACATCGTCGGCCACTCCCAGGGCGGCATGATGCCCAACTACTACCTGAAGTTCCTCGGCGGCGCCGCCAAGGTGAACGTCCTGATCGGGCTCGCGCCCGACAACCACGGCACCACCCTTCTCGGCCTGACGAAACTGCTGCCGTACTTCCCGGGCGCCGAGGACCTGCTGAACGCCAACACCCCCGGTCTCGCCGACCAGATGGCCGGATCCCCGTTCATCACCAAGCTCAACGCGGGCGGCGACACCGTGCCCGGGGTGCGGTACACGGTCATCGCGACCAGGTACGACGAGGTCGTGACCCCGTACCGCACGCAGTACCTGGACGGACCGAACGTACACAACGTGCTGCTCCAGGATCTGTGCCCGGTCGACCTGTCCGAGCATGTGGCGATCGGGACCGTGGACCGGATCGCCTACCACGAGGTGGCGAACGCCCTGGACCCGGCGCACGCCACCCCGACCACCTGCGCCTCGGTCATCGGCTAGGGCCCGGGCTCGCTCCAGGTGCTCAGTCTCCGCGTCGGGTCGCGGCGGCGGCCCGGCGGCGGACCGAGGCGAACAACGCGGCCGAACCCACGGCAAGCGCGGCTGCACCGCCGATGGCCAGGTAACGGGTACTGCCGTCGCCACCCGTCGAACACCACATCGACGGCGCTTCGCATACGTGGACGCGCGCGCCCGCAGTCTCGGCCTCCCCGAGATCCGGCTCTGCACCAACGCCCTGACGCGGGAGAACCAGAAGCTCTACCCGCGCTACGGGTGCGAGCTGGTGGAGCGCCGTGTGGACGGCGCGTACGACCGCTTCCACTACCGCAAGCGGCCGGCCGGCTGATCGACTCCGTCAGTGGGGGATGACACGATCGGCTCATGACGACGATCGACTGGGATTCCGCAGCCGACTCCTTCGACGAGGAGCCCGACCACGGACTGCTCGACCCGGCGGTCCGGCACGCCTGGGCGCAGCGGCTGGAGAGCTGGCTGCCCGGTGAGCGCTCCGAGGTGCTCGACCTGGGATGCGGCACCGGAAGCCTTGCGCTGCTCGTCGCCGGGCAGGGGCACCGGGTCACCGCCGTCGACCGGTCGCCGCACATGGTGGAGCAGGCGCGGGCCAAGCTTGCCGGGACGGGTACCGGGGTGTTCCTCGGGGATGCGGCCCAACCACCGGTCGGAAAGCAGCAGTTCGATGTGATCATGGCCAGACATGTCGTGTTTCTGCTGCCTGATCCGGCGGCGGTCCTGCGTCACTGGTTCACCCTGCTGCGACCCGGCGGCCGGCTGATCCTGATCGAAGGCCTCCGGGGCGGCGTCGGCCTCTCCGCCGAGCGGCTGACCGGACTTCTCTCGGAGCTCACCGAACGGATCCATCACGAGCGGCTCTCCGACGATCCGGCCCTGTGGGGCAAGCAGGTCGACGACGAGCGCTACGCCCTGGTGGCCCGCGCCGAACCGCCGCACCGGCACACCGAGGTCGTCGATGTGCATCTGATCCTCCGCCGCGGTCCGGACGTCCTGCTCGCCCGCCGGGCCAATACCGGCTACGCGGACGGGCTGTTCAACGGCCCGTCCGGACACGTCGAGGACGGTGAGGACGTCCGCGAGGCGATGATCCGCGAGGCCGCCGAGGAGATCGGTGTCGAACTCGACCCGGACGAGCTGCGGGTCGCCCTGGTCATGCAGCACAGAGGCCCCGGCGGCAGTCCCAGGACCGGCTGGTTCTTCGAGGCGGAGTACGACCCCGGCCGCCCGCCGTACAACCGCGAACCGGACAAGTGCTCCGAGCTGGCGTGGTTCCCGCTGGACGCCCTTCCGGACGACATCGTCGCCTACTGCCGGGCGGGACTCGACGGCTACCGCGCGGGGGAGCACTTCCTGATCCACTGGCACGAGGACGGCGACACCGTGGCGTACCAGCCGCACGCGATCCGCCGTGCCGTCCCGCTGCCGGCCGGCGGGGCCCGCACCGGCGGGGTGCACCACATCGAACTGTGGGTGCCCGATCTGCCGGCGGCCGAACAGGGGTGGGGCTGGCTGCTCGGCGAGCTGGGCCATGTCCCGTACCAGCGATGGGAACACGGGCGGAGCTGGCGGCGCGGCGACAGCTATGTGGTGGTCGAGCAGTCACCCGATCTGACCGGGGGGACGCACGACCGCCGCCGCCCCGGGCTCAGCCACCTGGCGTTCCACGTCCGGGACCGGGCCACCCTCGACGCACTGGTGGCCGGGGCCCCGGAGCACGGCTGGCGGCCGCTCTTCCCGGACCGTTACCCGCACGCGGGCGGTGACGGGCACATCGCCGCCTATCTGGAGGACGCGGCGGGGTACGAGGTGGAGCTGGTCGCCGGAATCCAGCAAGCCCGCCCGGCGCCGGAGGACCCGGCGCCGCACACCGATGTATGGGCGCGGCGCCGGGACTAGAGCTTGCGGCTTTCACTCACAGGGTGCGCTCAAGGCGGTCGGCCATCAGCCGGACGAAGCGCGACGGGTCGCCCAGTTCGCCGCCCTCGGCCAGCAGCGCCAGGTCGTGGAGGAGTTCGGCCGTCTCCTCCAGGCCGGTGCCGGCATCCTCGCCGCGTTCGCCGTGTGCCCGGTTGAGACCGCTGACCAGCGGGTGCTCCGGGTTGAGTTCGAGGATGCGCTTCACGTGCGGGACGGGCTGGCCCATGGCGCGGTACATGTTCTCCAGGGCCGGCGTCACATCGTGCGTGTCCGAGACGATGCAGGCGGGCGAGACGGTGAGACGCGCGGAGAGCCGTACCTCCTTGACGGTCTCGCTCAGCCGGTCCGTCATCCAGGCGAGCAGATCCGCGTACTCCTGCTGCCGGTTCTCGCGCTCGGTCGCGGCCTCCTTCTTCTCCTCCTCGGTGCCGAGGTCGACCTCGCCCTTGGCGACGGACCGCAGCTTCTTGCCGTCGAACTCGGGCTCGGCCTCGACCCACACCTCGTCGACGGGATCGGTCAGCAGCAGCACCTCGACGCCCTTGGCCCGGAACGCCTCCATGTGCGGGGAGTTCTCGATGGCCTGCCGGGACTCGCCCGTGAGGTAGTAGATGTGCTCCTGGCCGTCCTTCATCCGCTCCACGTACTGCCGCAGCGTGGTCGGCTCGTCCTTGTCGTGGGTCGTGGCGAAGGAGGCGACACCGAGGATGGCGTCACGGTTCTCGAAGTCGCTCAGCAGCCCCTCCTTGAGGACGCGGCCGAACTCCCGCCAGAACGTGGCGTAGCGCTCCGGGTCGGCGGACATCATGTCCTTGACCGTCGACAGCACCTTCTTCGCCAGACGCCGGTGCATCAACTGGATCTGGCGGTCCTGCTGGAGGATCTCGCGCGACACGTTGAGCGACAGGTCCTGAGCGTCGACGACGCCCTTGACGAAGCGCAGGTACGGCGGCATCAGCGCTTCGCAGTCGTCCATGATGAAGACGCGCTTCACATAGAGCTGGATGCCGCGCTTGTACCCCTGCATGAACAGGTCCTGGGGCGCGTGCGACGGGATGAAGAGCAGTGCCTGGTACTCGAAGGTGCCCTCCGCCTGCAGCCGGATGGTTTCGAGCGGGGCGATCCAGTCGTGGCTGATGTGCTTGTACAGCTCGTGGTACTCGTCGTCCGTGACCTCGTCGCGCGAGCGCGCCCAGAGGGCCTTCATCGAGTTGAGGGTCTCGGGTTCGCGCGGGGCGTCGTCGGCCCCTGCCCCGGAGTCCGCGGCGTCGTCGGCAGCGGTCTCCGGGGCCATCCTGACGGGCCAGGTGATGAAGTCCGAATACCGCTTGACGATCTCCCTGATCTTCCAGGGAGAGGTGTAGTCGTAGAGTCGGTCATCGGCGTCCTCCGGCTTGAGCCGGAGTGTGACCGAGGTGCCCTGGGGAGCGCCGTCGACGGTCTCGATCGTGTACGTGCCCTCGCCGGTCGACGCCCAGCGGGTGCCCTGGCTCTCGCCCGCGCGCCGGGTGAGCAGCGTGACCTCGTCGGCCACCATGAAGCTGGAGTAGAACCCGACACCGAACTGGCCGATCAGCCCTTCGGCCGCGGCGCTGTCCTCGGCCTCCTTGAGCTCTCGCAGGAACTTCGCTGTGCCCGAGTTCGCGATGGTCCCGATGAGCTGGACCACTTCGTCGTGCGACATCCCGATGCCGTTGTCCCGCACGGTCAGCGTACGGGCCTGCTTGTCGGTCTCGATGTCGATGTGGAGGTCGGACACGTCCGCGCCGAGCGAGTCGTCGCGGAGTGCTTCGAGCCGCAACTTGTCGAGCGCGTCGGAGGCGTTGGAGACGAGTTCGCGCAGGAACACGTCCTTGTTCGAGTAGATCGAGTGGATCATCATCTGCAGAAGCTGGCGCGCTTCCACCTGAAACTCGAACGTCTCAGTGGGCATATCCGTGATTCCTTCTCAGGTCACCGGGTGGGGAACTGACCTGAGCACTGTAGATCAACTGGGCATCGCGGGAACTGCGTTCCGACAGTCAGGGGTGTCCGTCGTGCGGTTCCGGCGGAAAGGCCGGACCGGACTCGCGGAAATCCAGTACAAAACGGGCGCGCCCTCCCTGGATGTGCTGACGGATACAGCATCCGGGTCCTGTGGGCCCCGCCATGCCGAACCTTCCGTCTTGCCGCGGCCATCGAGCCGACGGCTGACGGAAATAGTGGATGGGGCTCCGGGC
This region includes:
- a CDS encoding esterase/lipase family protein, translated to MLPRTRAPRTPRARRTLAALLLAVAAVATPTATAAAAAPTVATATSRGWNDYSCKPSAVHPRPVVLVHGTFGNSIDNWLVLAPYLVNRGYCVYSLDYGQLPGVPFFNGLGPIDRSAGQLATFVDQVLASTGAPKADIVGHSQGGMMPNYYLKFLGGAAKVNVLIGLAPDNHGTTLLGLTKLLPYFPGAEDLLNANTPGLADQMAGSPFITKLNAGGDTVPGVRYTVIATRYDEVVTPYRTQYLDGPNVHNVLLQDLCPVDLSEHVAIGTVDRIAYHEVANALDPAHATPTTCASVIG
- a CDS encoding DNA polymerase Y family protein; the protein is MSTAHDAPGILYLRFRKVGGGLPDSAGYEGLLALLGAFTPVVEAVPPDGALADVRGALRYFGRDVKGLASVIRIRALALHGVDCAIGAAQNPMLARMAARQAAPGTTFVVPAGGGAEFLAAKPAAALDGVGAATARTLCGYGLDSVGRIAAAPLGALQRITGVRTGRELWERARGIDRTTVVPGAAARSLAAERSFPRDELDRERQRRALMSLTEELGARMRGDGQVCRGLSVSVRYADRTGYSTLTRSRTLREPTAHSAALTELAYRIHDSFALQRARVRGIALRAEGLTEAERAAHQLSFDPVDERARRIEAVADRLRARFGPRAVMPGRLAA
- the htpG gene encoding molecular chaperone HtpG encodes the protein MPTETFEFQVEARQLLQMMIHSIYSNKDVFLRELVSNASDALDKLRLEALRDDSLGADVSDLHIDIETDKQARTLTVRDNGIGMSHDEVVQLIGTIANSGTAKFLRELKEAEDSAAAEGLIGQFGVGFYSSFMVADEVTLLTRRAGESQGTRWASTGEGTYTIETVDGAPQGTSVTLRLKPEDADDRLYDYTSPWKIREIVKRYSDFITWPVRMAPETAADDAADSGAGADDAPREPETLNSMKALWARSRDEVTDDEYHELYKHISHDWIAPLETIRLQAEGTFEYQALLFIPSHAPQDLFMQGYKRGIQLYVKRVFIMDDCEALMPPYLRFVKGVVDAQDLSLNVSREILQQDRQIQLMHRRLAKKVLSTVKDMMSADPERYATFWREFGRVLKEGLLSDFENRDAILGVASFATTHDKDEPTTLRQYVERMKDGQEHIYYLTGESRQAIENSPHMEAFRAKGVEVLLLTDPVDEVWVEAEPEFDGKKLRSVAKGEVDLGTEEEKKEAATERENRQQEYADLLAWMTDRLSETVKEVRLSARLTVSPACIVSDTHDVTPALENMYRAMGQPVPHVKRILELNPEHPLVSGLNRAHGERGEDAGTGLEETAELLHDLALLAEGGELGDPSRFVRLMADRLERTL
- a CDS encoding trifunctional class I SAM-dependent methyltransferase/NUDIX hydrolase/VOC family protein translates to MTTIDWDSAADSFDEEPDHGLLDPAVRHAWAQRLESWLPGERSEVLDLGCGTGSLALLVAGQGHRVTAVDRSPHMVEQARAKLAGTGTGVFLGDAAQPPVGKQQFDVIMARHVVFLLPDPAAVLRHWFTLLRPGGRLILIEGLRGGVGLSAERLTGLLSELTERIHHERLSDDPALWGKQVDDERYALVARAEPPHRHTEVVDVHLILRRGPDVLLARRANTGYADGLFNGPSGHVEDGEDVREAMIREAAEEIGVELDPDELRVALVMQHRGPGGSPRTGWFFEAEYDPGRPPYNREPDKCSELAWFPLDALPDDIVAYCRAGLDGYRAGEHFLIHWHEDGDTVAYQPHAIRRAVPLPAGGARTGGVHHIELWVPDLPAAEQGWGWLLGELGHVPYQRWEHGRSWRRGDSYVVVEQSPDLTGGTHDRRRPGLSHLAFHVRDRATLDALVAGAPEHGWRPLFPDRYPHAGGDGHIAAYLEDAAGYEVELVAGIQQARPAPEDPAPHTDVWARRRD